Proteins from one Oryza sativa Japonica Group chromosome 12, ASM3414082v1 genomic window:
- the LOC107277330 gene encoding agamous-like MADS-box protein AGL61, whose amino-acid sequence MVHPLGRTSMGRQRIEIRRIDNKERRQVTFTKRRGGLFKKASELALLTGASVAVVVFSPAKHVYAFGHPSVDAVLRSYASVPGEAAAVAPVPVHGGSGGEDVDLLGLRLAADDTGAQVAAEHARMRDVAARIVQAKAGRRFWWEADVDALGEAELLEFFTALKKLRDNVGRHANALLAPQPPPLPLQQKQRRRR is encoded by the coding sequence ATGGTGCATCCGCTGGGGAGGACGAGTATGGGGCGGCAGCGCATCGAGATCCGCCGCATCGACAACAAGGAAAGGCGGCAGGTCACCTTCACCAAGCGGAGGGGCGGGCTGTTCAAGAAGGCGTCGGAGCTCGCCCTGCTCACCGGCGCGAGCGTCGCCGTCGTTGTCTTCTCCCCTGCCAAGCACGTCTACGCCTTCGGCCACCCGTCCGTCGACGCCGTTCTCCGCTCATACGCCTCCGTCCCCGGGGAGGCCGCCGCGGTCGCACCCGTCCCCGtccacggcggcagcggcggcgaggacgtcgaCCTCCTCGGGCTGAGGCTGGCGGCAGATGATACCGGGGCGCAGGTCGCGGCGGAGCATGCGCGGATGCGCGACGTCGCGGCGAGGATCGTGCAGGCGAAGGCCGGGAGGCGGTTCTGGTGGGAGGCCGACGTGGACGCGCTCGGGGAGGCCGAGTTGCTGGAGTTCTTCACGGCGCTCAAGAAGCTCAGGGACAACGTCGGCCGCCACGCCAACGCCCTGCTCGccccccagccgccgccgcttccgctgcagcagaagcagcggcgccggcggtag